The following are from one region of the Cyanobium sp. AMD-g genome:
- a CDS encoding FAD/NAD(P)-binding oxidoreductase yields MAHHQILIVGGGAAGLTVASQLKRARPGLEIAILEPSPDHYYQPGWTLVGGGVFTLEQTRRAEADLIPEGVRWIRAAAAGFDPVAGTVACSDGETLHYDALVVATGIQLCWDRIKGLPEALGTGGITSNYSKDLVDYTWTTIQAFSGGNAIFTFPDTPIKCAGAPQKIMYLADDVFKRSPAVDAATKVIYATATPGIFAIPTFAEPLRQVVARRGIEPHYQHTLKEVRAASKEAVFAVKDGDTVREEVLPFGMLHVTPPMAAPEVVATSPLAVAGPGGWVDVDKFTTQHVRHPNVFSLGDVSSLPNSKTAAAVRGQAPVLVANLLAHLDGQPLAARYDGYACCPLITGYGRVIMAEFNYDGQPVPSFPLDPTQERWSMWVVKKDVLPWIYWNRMLKGAPHERRFMPGVAH; encoded by the coding sequence ATGGCCCATCACCAGATCCTGATCGTCGGCGGAGGGGCTGCGGGCCTCACCGTGGCCAGCCAGCTGAAGCGGGCGCGGCCGGGCCTGGAGATCGCCATCCTCGAGCCCTCCCCCGACCACTACTACCAACCGGGCTGGACCCTGGTGGGCGGTGGCGTCTTCACCCTGGAGCAGACCCGCCGCGCCGAGGCCGACCTGATTCCCGAGGGGGTGCGCTGGATCCGCGCCGCCGCCGCCGGTTTCGATCCGGTGGCCGGCACCGTGGCCTGCTCCGATGGCGAAACGCTTCACTACGACGCCCTGGTGGTGGCCACCGGCATCCAGCTCTGCTGGGACCGGATCAAGGGTCTGCCGGAGGCCCTCGGCACTGGCGGCATCACCAGCAACTATTCCAAGGATCTGGTCGATTACACCTGGACGACGATCCAGGCGTTCAGCGGCGGCAACGCGATCTTCACCTTCCCCGACACGCCGATCAAGTGCGCCGGGGCGCCCCAGAAGATCATGTATCTGGCCGACGACGTCTTCAAGCGTTCGCCGGCGGTGGACGCGGCGACCAAGGTGATCTACGCCACCGCCACACCGGGGATCTTTGCCATTCCCACCTTCGCCGAACCCCTGCGCCAGGTGGTGGCCCGCCGCGGCATCGAGCCCCACTACCAGCACACCCTCAAGGAGGTGCGCGCCGCCAGCAAGGAGGCGGTGTTCGCCGTCAAGGATGGTGACACGGTGCGCGAAGAGGTGCTCCCCTTCGGGATGCTGCACGTCACCCCGCCGATGGCGGCTCCGGAGGTGGTGGCCACCAGCCCCCTGGCGGTGGCTGGCCCGGGCGGCTGGGTGGATGTGGACAAGTTCACCACCCAGCACGTGCGCCATCCCAACGTCTTCTCCCTCGGCGACGTCTCCTCGCTGCCCAACTCCAAGACCGCCGCGGCGGTTCGGGGCCAGGCACCGGTGCTGGTGGCCAACCTGCTGGCCCACCTCGATGGCCAGCCCCTGGCCGCCCGCTACGACGGTTACGCCTGCTGTCCGCTGATCACCGGCTACGGGCGCGTGATCATGGCCGAGTTCAACTACGACGGCCAACCCGTTCCCTCCTTCCCCCTCGACCCGACCCAGGAGCGCTGGAGCATGTGGGTGGTGAAGAAGGATGTGCTGCCCTGGATCTACTGGAACCGCATGCTCAAGGGAGCCCCGCACGAGCGGCGCTTCATGCCGGGGGTGGCCCACTGA
- a CDS encoding cyclic nucleotide-binding domain-containing protein: MTSPTPAAALTTMRLLAQEQNLRTFTAGEVIFRAGDEGVSVFGIVDGEVGIDWGQEHHGEILGPGSSFGVGALVDNQHRRVGTATALRDCQLLEMNREQFLFALQELPMFALEMLHGLEARLGHLKPSGSDLSGPPPA, translated from the coding sequence ATGACCTCCCCCACCCCAGCAGCCGCCCTGACCACCATGCGGCTTCTGGCCCAGGAGCAGAACCTGCGCACCTTCACGGCGGGGGAAGTGATCTTCAGGGCGGGTGACGAAGGCGTGTCCGTCTTCGGCATCGTCGATGGAGAGGTGGGGATCGACTGGGGCCAGGAGCACCACGGCGAAATCCTCGGGCCCGGCAGCAGCTTCGGGGTGGGAGCGCTGGTGGACAACCAGCATCGCCGCGTCGGCACCGCCACGGCCCTGCGCGACTGCCAGTTGCTGGAAATGAACCGGGAGCAGTTCCTGTTCGCCCTTCAGGAACTGCCGATGTTCGCCCTGGAGATGCTGCACGGCCTGGAGGCGCGCCTGGGCCACCTGAAGCCGTCCGGCAGCGATCTCAGTGGGCCACCCCCGGCATGA